Proteins encoded in a region of the Pseudomonas shahriarae genome:
- the dapD gene encoding 2,3,4,5-tetrahydropyridine-2,6-dicarboxylate N-succinyltransferase, producing the protein MSNSLFSLGFGVGTQNRQGAWLEVFYAQPLLNPSAEIVAAIAPILGYTEGNQAITFTIAQASQLADALKNVDATQAALLTRLAESHKPLVATLLAEDAALTSTPEAYLKLHLLSHRLVKPHGLSLAGVFPQLPNVAWTSQGAIDIGELAERQLEARLRGELLEVFSVDKFPKMTDYVVPAGVRIADAARLRLGAYVGEGTTVMHEGFINFNAGTEGPGMIEGRVSAGVFVGKGSDLGGGCSTMGTLSGGGNIVIKVGEGCLIGANAGIGIPLGDRNTVESGLYVTAGTKVALLDEQNQLVKVVKARELAGQPDLLFRRNSETGAVECKTHKSAIELNAALHAHN; encoded by the coding sequence ATGTCCAATTCCCTGTTCAGCCTGGGCTTCGGCGTCGGCACCCAGAACCGCCAAGGTGCTTGGCTGGAAGTGTTTTACGCGCAGCCATTGCTCAACCCTTCGGCCGAAATCGTCGCTGCCATCGCGCCGATCCTTGGCTACACCGAAGGCAACCAGGCGATCACCTTCACCATTGCCCAAGCCTCGCAACTGGCTGATGCACTGAAAAATGTAGATGCCACCCAGGCCGCCCTGCTGACCCGCCTGGCCGAAAGCCACAAGCCGCTGGTCGCCACGTTGTTGGCCGAAGATGCCGCACTGACCTCCACCCCTGAGGCCTACCTCAAGCTGCATCTGCTCTCCCACCGCCTGGTCAAGCCCCATGGCCTGAGCCTGGCGGGTGTGTTCCCGCAACTGCCGAACGTAGCCTGGACCAGCCAGGGTGCGATCGACATCGGCGAACTGGCCGAGCGCCAACTGGAAGCGCGCCTGCGTGGCGAGCTGCTGGAAGTGTTCTCGGTGGACAAGTTCCCGAAAATGACCGACTACGTGGTCCCGGCCGGCGTGCGTATCGCCGATGCCGCACGTCTGCGCCTGGGTGCCTATGTGGGCGAAGGCACCACCGTGATGCACGAAGGCTTCATCAACTTCAATGCGGGCACCGAAGGCCCGGGCATGATTGAAGGCCGTGTATCGGCTGGCGTCTTCGTCGGCAAGGGGTCGGACCTGGGCGGCGGTTGCTCCACCATGGGCACCCTGTCGGGCGGCGGCAACATCGTGATCAAGGTGGGCGAAGGCTGCCTGATCGGCGCCAACGCCGGTATCGGTATCCCATTGGGTGACCGCAACACCGTGGAATCGGGCCTGTACGTGACTGCCGGCACTAAAGTGGCGCTGCTCGATGAGCAGAACCAACTGGTCAAGGTGGTCAAGGCCCGTGAACTGGCTGGCCAGCCGGACCTGCTGTTCCGCCGTAACTCCGAGACCGGTGCCGTGGAGTGCAAAACCCACAAGTCGGCCATCGAACTGAACGCAGCGCTGCACGCTCACAACTAA
- a CDS encoding arsenate reductase, with protein MKKARTWLDENAISYEFHDYKTAGIDREHLTQWCNEHGWQVVLNRAGTTFRKLEDERKADLDQAKAVELMLAQPSMIKRPVLDLGDRTLIGFKPDSYSAALK; from the coding sequence ATGAAAAAGGCCCGTACCTGGCTCGATGAAAATGCCATCAGCTATGAGTTTCATGACTACAAGACGGCCGGTATCGACCGCGAACACTTGACCCAATGGTGCAATGAGCACGGTTGGCAGGTGGTTTTGAACCGTGCAGGCACGACCTTTCGCAAACTCGAAGACGAACGCAAAGCCGATCTCGACCAGGCGAAAGCCGTTGAACTGATGCTCGCACAACCCTCGATGATCAAGCGCCCAGTGCTCGATCTCGGTGACAGAACCCTGATTGGCTTCAAGCCAGATAGTTATTCGGCGGCCCTCAAGTAG